Part of the Prunus dulcis unplaced genomic scaffold, ALMONDv2, whole genome shotgun sequence genome is shown below.
GCCCCCAGAGTGGTTGCCACACTCGCCGTCATGAATTTTGCAGAGGACCTCAAGTGTTTGAGGGTGCTTTATGCAAGTGAGATGAGGGCCAGAGTATGATCTGCAAATAAGCTTGTCGCCTTGCATGTAATATCTCGCGGCTTTCTGTTGGACCTTCCTAGCTTCGGACTTATCCGTTGGTAGATTTTTATTCACTAAGTAGTCGATGATGGGGTCTTGTCAGCTGGGGTCTTCATCGATCTGCATTGAGTCGATTGGCTCTATTTCTTCGATGCTTGGTCGATCAAGGTGTTCGACTGGAATGGAGTGTCTGAACTGGGTGTCCAGCGCTGATCCTAGGCTTGCCAATGCATCTGCATGAGTGTTCTCTGCAAGTGGAACTTGTTGGATGGTGTAAGTAGGAAATTCTTTCAAAAGTCCTTGGACTTTGTTGAGGTACTGATCATTCTTGGATGCTTTGCCATGTACTCGTCTGAGGCTTCATTCGTGATCAGCTGGGATTCTGAGTAGATGTCCAATCTCTTGATCGTCAGTTCTTTTGCTAGGCGCTGTCCTGCGAGCAATGCCTCATATTCTGCCTCGTTGTTTGAAGCAGAAAAGCCTAGTGTGATGGCTTGTTCCAACAAGGTTCCGTCTGGGGTGATTATGACGATGCCTGCCCCTGCTCCTTTATGATTTGATGCTCCGTCTACATGCAATTGCCACATGTCGTTAGGTAGGTTCGAATCGGTAGGGGAGGTGTCGtctgctttttctttgcttttcgTGACTATCTTCTCTTCTTTGGCTGTTGGAGTAAACTCTACAACAAAATCTGTTAAAGCTTGGGCTTTTATAGCAGTCTTCGACATGTAGAGGAGGTCGTATTGACTGAGTTCGATAGCCCATTTCATGAATCGCTGAGAAGCATCGGGGCTATGGAGGAtcgatctcaaaggaaattctGTCATGACAATTATCCAGTGTGCTTGATAGTAGGGCCTTAGTTTTCTCACGAAAACTACAACCGAAAAAATGAGCTTCTCCATTTTCGGATAGCGAGTCTCTGCatcgaggagagcttttgaagtGTATAATACCGGATGTTGTGCCCCCAGCTTTTCTTGAATGAGAGCTGAGCTGACAGCTGAGTCGGTCACCACCAGGTAGATGTACAAGTCTTCGCCTAGTATCGGTTTTGAGAGTAAGAGAGGTGAAGTGAGGtaggttttcaagttttgaaaagcTACTTCACACTCGTCATCCCACTTGTCTCTATGTCTCTTCTTCAAGGCTTTGAAAAATGGCCTGCACTTGTCGGTAGATCTTGAGAGGAATCGGTTGAGAGCTGCCGCCCTACCCGTTAGACTTTGTATCTCCTTTGTTGTGGCAGGTGACTTCATGTTGAGTATagccttgatttgatttggatgtGCCTCAATTCCTCTTTGGGTGACTAAGTATCCCAGGAATCAACTTCATGTTGTATTTTCGGAGTAGGCTGAATGCCTCGGCAAGGTTCTTGATGCGGTCTGCTCGCTCGGGAGCTTTGACTAGCATGTCGTCTACGTAGACCTCCATAGTCTTGCCAATTTActccttgaaaattttgttcaccAGCCTTTGGTAGGTTGCTCCGGTGTTCTTCAGCCCAAAGGGCATGACTTTGTAGCAGTATGCACCTCTTTCGATGTATGAAAGAGGTCTTAGCCTTGTCATCTTCATGCATCATGATTTGGTTGTAGCCGGAGTAGGCGTCCATGAACCTTAGCAGTTGGTTACCGGAACCTTATCAATTCTAGGCAGTGGAAAGTTGTCTTTAAGGCATGCCTTGTTGAGGTTGGTGTAGTCGACGCACACTCTCCACAAacctttatctttctttgcCACTAGAACAACGTTTGCCAGCCATTCTGCATAGGAGACTTCTTCAATGAAACCAGCAGCTAGAAGCTTATCGATCTCAGCTTCAATGATGGCAACCCACTCGGAGGCGAAGTTGCGTCTCTTCTGCGCTACAAGTTTGATAGCTAGGTTGACGTGTAGGTGAGGGCAGATGATCTGGGGATCGATGCCAGGCATGTCGGATGGCGACCATGCAAATACATCTTTTTTGTTCTGGAGGAAGGCTGCAAGCTCTATCTTTTCCTCATGGCTTAGGCACGAGCCGATCCGCTCTTTTCTCTCTGGCTTGTCAGGATCAAGGGGTACTAGCTCAACGTCCTCTTCGGGCTTCCATCCTTCTTTAGGAGAAACTCCGGACTGATTCCCTCGACTTGGTCCTGATTCTTTGATTGCTATTGGGGAGTAGCTATTCCCTTTCCTTTCTAGTCTGCTCGGCCGTCAGGAACGGGATCTGCTTTCTCCTCTGCTTGTTCTACTCCCTTTAGATCTGCCTGATTCACAGGGAGGAACTgtgtttgcttgcctttcttCAGCCCTTAAGCTGAGCATTTCCTCGCCATTGCCTGATCGCTGTTGATCTGGCCGATACCGCCCCCAGGGATTGGGTAGCGAATCTTCTAATGTGTGGCAGAGGTGATGGTGTTGATCTGGCCGATCCATGGTCTGCCTAGAATGCCATTGTAGGGTGAGACTTCATCAATGACCATGAATGTTTGCGAGCTGATTACAGGTGAAGAGTAGACATCGAGATCAATCGTGCCCACGGTAACCGTCGTTGCGCCATTGAAGCTAGTCAGCGACTTGGCTGATTTATTGATCTTTGTCTCTAAGCCCATCTGTAGGATGTTGGCTGCACTGCCCTCATCTGCATGGATTCGGTTGACCATGGCCTGAGCGATTTGAATGCTGATGACAAGGGCGTCTTTGTGCGGTAGATCAAGGCCGATTAAGTCTTTCTGTTGGAAGCCGATCACGGGATCGTCTTCTGCCAGTGAGAGGCTAGTTGAGACTTGGGAGATCACAGTAGCCTGTTTGATCTTCgtcttgttttctttgttggtcAGTCCAGACTCCTCCGAGTTGGCTAGGATtgtgttaatccttatgaccttCTGGGGTGGCTCCTTGGCGGTATCGCGGTCTTCTATCTGCTGGATGGCCTGCTTCGTGATGAACTCCGTGCAGTGACTTTCTCTCATGAGTTCTTCGAGATGCGCTATCCAAGAAAAGCAGTTATTAGTATTGTGCCCATCTGTCCCATGGAAGGCACAATATTTCCTGGTATCCCTCTTGTCCGATTCTCCTTTCAAGGGTGGCGGTCTTTTTACCCAAGGTTTGTCATTCACTTGGGCTAAAATTTGATGTATGGGGATGCAGAATTGGATTTCAGGCCAATAAACAATGTCGAACGCCCGAAAAAGCTCACAGGTCATGGCATCGCAATGAGTTTTACTCGTGACGCCGTTCTCTTCCAGTCGAGGGTTCGTGGGCCCAATTCTAAGGTCGGAGCCCAAATCTGCGGTTTACTCGATTTGCCACAGCACGCGCGTCGCTCCAGCTCCTCTTCAGTTGCTTTCACCATCTGTCATACGTCACCCCGTGGAGCTCGCCTCTAACTAACTAGGCGACGGAAAGGaacgaaaatgaaaaaacagcAGGACCGACGCACTGCCGAAACTGTTGGGTTCAATTGTCGTTAGGTAAACCCCGCGACCAATTAGAACAGGTGGCTCGACAGGCCTGCCCGTGGCACAAGGTATGGGTGGGGACGACAAGGCCTGACAGCCCATGCCATTCCATGTGA
Proteins encoded:
- the LOC117612649 gene encoding uncharacterized protein LOC117612649 codes for the protein MTCELFRAFDIVYWPEIQFCIPIHQILAQVNDKPWVKRPPPLKGESDKRDTRKYCAFHGTDGHNTNNCFSWIAHLEELMRESHCTEFITKQAIQQIEDRDTAKEPPQKVIRINTILANSEESGLTNKENKTKIKQATVISQVSTSLSLAEDDPVIGFQQKDLIGLDLPHKDALVISIQIAQAMVNRIHADEGSAANILQMGLETKINKSAKSLTSFNGATTVTVGTIDLDVYSSPVISSQTFMVIDEVSPYNGILGRPWIGQINTITSATH